In Geotalea uraniireducens, one genomic interval encodes:
- a CDS encoding TraC family protein: MGLFDLIFGKDGGATVAGLRAMTERDRFAEYLPWEAYGPESRLYINIDNTVGMMWECSPLIFAGESTMRTLEGLFRLNLPDGAIMQFILFADPNVTPIIRDFNSMKSRKSELIQDVAENVSDFYLSGVEGLPNLSGIPIRNFRLFFTVKFPDRELPNVNIDEINGTVQEILQGAGLSPRSVEPGVLLDWLRRMMNDTPSENNGHYDDRKEIRKQVLLATPIETGFSRLKFGSKCFRCVTPRAYPREGNPIQTNKLFGGIMGQPTDSDQIRTPFFFTLNIILKNQKQKLHTKCNLVLQQKGVGSFAPSLARKQEEYMWAADELERGTKFFKIIPMLWVYGSDEWLVNESVTRAKRVWEGQGYVMQEDKGILPILFISALPFGLYDIKSNVETLDRDQIMPVGSIAATLPVQGDFSGLGRPAMLFAGRKGQLFGLDIFHKKGVNNHNAMVCAESGAGKSFFLNYLLFNYYALKAKVRVIDIGGSYKKMTMLCGARYLDFSEDSDVCLNPFTNIVDVEHDIPIIAPIVAQMIFSSGNSSPSETEMTLIKEAVRWAWQQEGNDAGIDTVHEYLSNFDRYSNVGGEVKDAAARLAFNLGDFRSDGPFGRFFNGRSTFDIANDEFVVLELEQLVQKKSLFRVVTLQVINAVTQDLYLSDRSDRRLIVFDEAWQFLGESSTLKEVIEEGYRRARKYGGSFTIITQSVLDMKRFGGVGNVIRENSAFKFYLESKAFEEARNEKMLDYDDFTMDILKSTKSAKPRYSEIFMDTPYGVGVGRLAVDPFSYYVFTSDADEITEIEQLVDGGMGYEDAIREMVRKYRGD; this comes from the coding sequence GTGGGACTGTTCGATCTCATCTTCGGCAAAGACGGCGGAGCCACCGTTGCGGGACTGCGGGCCATGACAGAGCGCGACCGGTTCGCCGAGTACCTGCCGTGGGAAGCCTACGGCCCTGAATCCCGGCTCTATATCAATATCGACAACACCGTGGGGATGATGTGGGAGTGCTCGCCGCTGATCTTTGCGGGAGAGTCGACCATGAGAACGCTTGAGGGGCTTTTCCGTCTCAATCTTCCCGACGGGGCGATCATGCAGTTCATCCTTTTCGCCGACCCGAACGTCACGCCGATCATCCGGGACTTCAACTCGATGAAGTCCCGGAAAAGCGAGCTGATTCAGGATGTCGCAGAAAACGTCTCCGATTTCTATTTATCAGGAGTCGAGGGCCTCCCGAATCTGTCCGGGATACCTATCCGCAACTTCCGGCTCTTTTTCACCGTGAAATTCCCCGACAGGGAACTGCCGAACGTCAACATCGACGAGATCAACGGGACGGTCCAGGAGATCCTCCAGGGTGCCGGGCTTTCGCCCAGGAGCGTTGAGCCTGGGGTACTGCTCGATTGGTTGCGCCGGATGATGAACGACACCCCGTCGGAAAACAACGGCCACTACGACGACCGCAAGGAGATCCGCAAGCAGGTACTCCTCGCCACCCCGATCGAAACCGGCTTTTCCCGGTTGAAGTTCGGCTCGAAGTGCTTTCGCTGCGTGACGCCGCGCGCCTACCCGCGAGAGGGAAACCCGATCCAGACTAACAAGCTTTTCGGCGGGATCATGGGGCAGCCAACCGACTCGGACCAGATCAGGACGCCGTTCTTTTTCACCCTGAACATCATCCTCAAGAACCAGAAGCAGAAGCTCCACACCAAGTGCAACCTCGTTCTCCAGCAGAAGGGGGTCGGTTCCTTCGCCCCGTCCCTCGCCCGCAAGCAGGAAGAATACATGTGGGCGGCCGACGAACTGGAGCGGGGAACGAAGTTCTTCAAGATCATCCCAATGCTCTGGGTCTACGGCAGTGATGAATGGCTGGTGAACGAGTCGGTAACTAGGGCCAAGCGGGTGTGGGAGGGACAGGGATACGTGATGCAGGAGGACAAGGGGATTCTCCCCATTCTCTTCATCTCCGCCCTTCCGTTCGGCCTCTACGACATCAAGAGCAACGTCGAAACACTCGACCGGGACCAGATCATGCCGGTTGGGAGCATTGCCGCCACCCTGCCCGTGCAAGGGGACTTCTCGGGCCTGGGACGGCCGGCGATGCTCTTCGCCGGCAGAAAGGGACAACTGTTCGGCCTCGACATCTTCCACAAGAAGGGGGTCAACAACCACAACGCGATGGTCTGCGCGGAGAGCGGAGCCGGCAAGAGCTTCTTTCTCAACTATCTCCTCTTCAACTACTACGCCTTGAAAGCGAAGGTGAGGGTGATCGACATCGGCGGCTCCTACAAGAAGATGACCATGCTGTGCGGCGCCCGCTATCTGGATTTCTCGGAGGATTCGGACGTCTGCCTCAACCCGTTCACGAACATCGTGGACGTGGAGCACGACATCCCGATCATCGCCCCGATCGTGGCGCAGATGATCTTCTCATCCGGCAACTCCAGCCCGAGCGAAACCGAGATGACCCTCATCAAGGAAGCGGTCCGCTGGGCATGGCAGCAGGAAGGGAATGACGCCGGGATCGACACTGTCCACGAGTATCTGTCCAACTTCGACCGCTATTCCAACGTCGGCGGCGAGGTGAAGGATGCGGCTGCCCGCCTCGCCTTCAATCTTGGGGATTTTCGGAGTGACGGTCCGTTCGGCCGCTTCTTCAACGGCAGAAGCACCTTCGACATCGCCAACGACGAGTTCGTTGTTCTCGAACTCGAACAGCTCGTGCAGAAAAAGTCGCTCTTCAGGGTCGTCACCCTCCAGGTGATCAACGCCGTGACCCAGGACCTCTATCTGTCAGACCGTTCCGACCGGCGGCTGATAGTATTCGACGAGGCATGGCAGTTCCTGGGGGAGAGCTCGACCCTGAAGGAAGTCATCGAAGAAGGGTACCGCCGCGCACGCAAGTACGGCGGCAGCTTCACCATAATCACCCAGTCGGTACTGGACATGAAGCGTTTCGGCGGCGTCGGAAACGTCATCCGGGAGAACTCCGCCTTCAAGTTCTATCTCGAATCCAAAGCATTCGAGGAAGCGCGGAACGAGAAGATGCTCGACTACGACGACTTCACCATGGATATCCTCAAGTCCACCAAGAGCGCCAAGCCGAGGTACTCGGAGATCTTCATGGATACGCCATACGGCGTGGGAGTGGGGAGACTGGCGGTCGATCCCTTCTCCTACTACGTCTTCACGTCGGATGCGGACGAGATCACGGAAATCGAGCAGCTGGTAGATGGAGGCATGGGGTACGAGGATGCGATTAGGGAGATGGTCAGGAAATATCGCGGCGATTAG